Part of the Lutra lutra chromosome 4, mLutLut1.2, whole genome shotgun sequence genome is shown below.
GCCCAGGGAGCCACACGGTTAATTGCCCCTGGTGGCTCTGAGGCAGGGAACGCAAAGGGTCCCCTTTGGAAATCATCACCCCCTGCCATATGGGTCCTGCTGCCGCTCCCCCCAGGCGCCAAGCCCCAACCTCACCTGGGAACCTGGTGTCCGGTGATGCCGCTGGGCTGGGCAGCAGTGGGACGAGGACCTAGGCGCCTGCTGCTCTCAGGCCGAAGCGGAAGTTCAGTCCCCAGAGACAGGAAGGGCCTTCCCCTGAtggccccctcccctggccccagcAGGACGGCCCCCTCCACTCTTGGCCCACCCAGGCAGTTTCAGGTCCCATTTCTGCAATCTGGAGGGCTTTACTGTAAATGGGGAGGGTGGTTGGCCGGTTTGGTTTCGCCAGCTCAGCAGTTGTTGGGAGAACAGGCTGTGCTGGGAGAATGGCCGCAACCGGTGGCTTGTGTGCCAAGGTCCCCCGGCCTTGCGATCCCCTCTGGTAGACATGGGCGTTCCTCCCTGACATGAGAACATGGCTGGCCTGGGGCCTGAGCACTGGATTTGGAGTCAGAAACCGTGACTCATtttctggctctgcccctcatCGGTGAGCTTGATTCCTGAGGTCTCGAAAGGGGGCCAAAACATTCTCCGCCAAGAGGACCCAAGGGAGCCCCAATTTCCTCTGCTAGATGATGGGACTATACACCTGTGCTGTAGACGGCACAGGGCACTGGGGGGGGCTCATTTGCGATCATGGAGGAGAAAGCGGAGGGTAAACTAGAAAGAACAGGGTATGTGTTAATTGCTAAGATCACGCATGTCTCAGGCTTCCCTTTTCTGGGTGcatcttctctgccttcttcccgTTCTATACTTCCGCTCTTGCCCTGTTCTCAGAAAATTATCTAATCATGAATTTTGAATGTGGTCATTATTTATTGATAGCCCTTCCTTCTGTTGACAGCAGGGCTCGAAGCCGGTGACCATGATGGGCATAGGCAGGAGTTTACTGCTTGTTGATCCTGGAATCACGCCAGGTCCAGGCTGGACACGGGCTTGGAGGTCACCCAGCTCATTCCCCTCACCTTCTAtaggggaaaactgaggctcagaggggagaAAGTTGTCACTGAACAAATGTCTATCATGAGCCtccctgtgctaggtgctggagatGGTCACAAGCAAATCAGCCGTGTCTCCTGTCCCCAAGGAGAGTTCCTTCTACTGGGGGAGACTGGTTTAAACATTGAATGACGCAGTGGTCTCACAGCCTCTGTGATAAGTGTCAGAGAAAAGAGGGgactaggagcgcctgggtggctcagtccattgagcgtcggactcttggtttcgtcTCAGTGTGTGATCTCATGTGTCGTGGGGTCGAGCCCGGTGtctggctcctgctcagcagggcgctggtttctctcccctttctctgcctctgcctctctgtgcacactcttctctctaaaataaatatatagggacgcctgggtggctcagttggttggacgactgcctttggctcaggtcatgatcctggagtcccgggattgagtcccgcatcgggctctcagctccacggggagtctgcttctctctctgaccttctcctagctcatgctctctctcactgtctctctctcaaataaataaataaaatctttaaaaaaataaaataaaataaaataaaataaatatataaataaatcttgaaaaaaaaaaggaaagggaaaggaaaaagaagggatcGCTGCAGCCCACACCTCATACACGTGGCAGCTGCGGGACTCAGAGCCCTCCCTGACGCCAGGGTCTCAGCCTGCTGGCTGACGCTGCATCTGAGGCAACGTGATCCCCTCACAGCGGTGGGTGCCCTTTGTGGGGACAGGTGCCCCTCTCTGGGATGGGTGCCCCTTGCAAAGACAGGTGTCCCTCTCTGGGACAGGTCCTCCTCACTGGGATTGGTGCCCCTCACTGGGATGGGTGCTCCTCACAGGGACGGGTACCCCTTGCAAAGACAGGTGTCCCTCTCTGGGACGGGTCCTCCTCACTGGGATTGGTGCCCCTCACTGGGATGGGTGCCCCTCACAGGGACGGATTCCCCTCGCTGGGATGGGTGCCCCTCGCAGGGATGGGTACCCCTCATGTGGACAGGTGTCCCTCCCAGGGATGGGTGCCCCTCCTAGGGATGGGTGCTCAGCTAGATCAGGAGCTGCCACAGGTCAGGAGGGCCCCACTTGACATCTGTGTTTGGAGACAGAACATCTTTGAGCTTGTGGATGCTAACTGATGGAAATTAATGGTTACCTGCAGTGGGTATTAGGGAAAGAAGAGACTAGTTTGGTAAAACCAAAGGGTCTCTGGGCTTGGCCAGCTATAGACTTGAAGGGCCTGAGCCTAGATGAGGAGGGAAGGCATTGGATTCTGAGCTGGGAGAAGGGTAGAGCTCTGTACCACTTAGTCTCTGTGCCTGTGAAATTGTAAATTCATAGGTTGCAAGTCTAGGGTTCTTCTGAGGGCCCCCAAGGGCCACCTGGGCCTGGGCTTCTAATTCTTTGGTGGCTGTTGGCAATGAGAAAATGTGAGCTTGAACTTGGAGTTCAAGGAGACAGCCGAAGACTAAGagcaggaggcagcagggaggggaggacagcCATGGGCTTAGGAGTCATCCTCTCCtaagtttgaatcccagctttgcTTTGGTCTAGCCATGTGGCCTCAGGCACATTTActggcctcagtgtccccatatATGAATGGAATGCATAGGTTGTGGGGGGCCGTTGAGGTAACCCGGCATATCCAGGGCCCAGCCTTCTGTAGGTCTCACATGCAAACCCAGGGGCAGTGTTATATATACGAAGAGAAGAATGAATTCCTGGAGGCTGGGTGCATGGGAGCCATGCCTGGATCAGGGATCAGGAGCAGAGAGGTCTCTGGGCCTCGGCCCCTGAGTAGGAGTCAGCTGGTGTCTGTACCTATAAAACTCCGCCTCACATCCCTGACACCGAGGGAATGATCCCTACCAAGCGTGGCAGCAGAGACGTACAATTCCTCAAGTTTCCGCGGTCTAAGAGGGATTCCTTGAGGCTTGGGgtgtctttgtcttctttttaaagtttttgtttatttattttgttcaaggGGAAaagctgtgggagagggagagagagaacctcaagcagactcaagCCGTGCCTTGGGGCATCCTCTTCTTGTTCTggtcccatccccctcccccttgccTGCCCCCCTTCGAAGCCTCGCCGGGTTCCTCTCAGCCCAGCAGACAAGCTGGCATTTTCAAAGGCCCTTCTCTCATGACAAAGCGagaacaacaaggaaacaattatggaaaataaaaacgGCACAAAAGTTGTCGTTTCCAAAGCACAGGTTTCTGATCTGACACTGTGGCCTACATAAATggtgtattgattttttaaacaaaagagaaatgagaagaaagttGTATCACTTGAGGCGTTGCTGGGTGGACTGCTAAGTGGCTGATGGAGGAGAGCCGCGAGGGGAGTGGCCCCGTGACCTGGCCCTGTCCCTGCCAGAGGCACCCCGTGACCCAGGCGGGGTTCCTGGGCTCTTGCTTCTGTTCCCACTGTGTGTGCttgcttgtgtgtatgtgtgtgtgtgcgcatgcatgaCTTTCTTGTGCCACCGGATTTGGGAACATAGGCTCTAAAAAGTCACCTAGTTTGTGATCCAAGGCTCTGGAGGGCACTGCGGAGACACAGAAGGgagaatcagggaaggcttcgTGGAGGAGGTGATTTTTATGTTGAACCCTGACAGCTGAGTGTCTATCCGCCAGGTGGATGGAGGGCTAGTGtgtgagcggggtggggggcatggcACCCAACAACATGGCAAAGGCAGGAGGGTGTGGAATGGCTCCTTTCACGAACAAaagagccaaagttggtggtgCTAGTTGTGCACCGCAGCCATTGTTCTGACAACCccgctgggtggttcagtgtccCTGTGAGCCCCGTGGGACCTTGTGGAAGCAAGCTGAGATCCCAGCCTGGCCGGGCAGGTTCTTGGGTCTCGGTGGGCTCTGAGGCTGGATGGGCAGTCTGCCCAGGAAAGTTacacttttttatcttttttgaacTTGAACTATCAACCCTTCTCATGGTCACCACAGGGAAAGCACTGTGGCTAGAATCTGGCCTCCTGGTCCTCCAGCAAGGATCATGGCATCTGAGTCCAACCATCAGGAGCCTTGTGGGGACAGCCTACCAGCCTGGGGACAGCAGTGGTGTTTGCTAAGCTCCTGGGGGCTGCCAGACTTTGTCGGTTACTTGGGGTGAATCAGACAAATGGGGGgatagattctctctctcttactggcTCATGCCCATCTCACTCATACACTTACTCTGCTTTTAGTCACTCATTTACCCActatttaatcattcattcaccCCAACTAACTCATTAATTCGGCACAAATTCACTGCCCATCTGCTCTTGGTCTACATTGGGCTTACCTGAGCCCAAACCCCTCCTGTGACAGGTGCAGCCACAATTCAGCACGGGTCTGGGAGTTCGAACATGCCTGTTTACCCGTGAGCATGGACAGCTTTAATGACAGGAGCACCTCTCACCCAAACAAGTGACAGCAGATGGCCCATTGGGGACCTCTGGCGGCCTTCAATCACACTCTCCCAAATGGCCACGGGATGCTGAGTGCCAACCTTTACTGAGCACCAGCTAGATGCTCTGTCTAAATCTAGAGCCCGCAGATGGCAGCGGCAGGTGCAAAGCTGAGGATGAAGAGGCCGCTTCTTGGAGAACTTGGCAGTGAGAAGCCTGAGACTTGCATATTTatcaacttatttatttatttatatatctccttgcctttcccaagacttgggggtggggggggcaaaaAACGTTGACAGTATTAGAAGGTGTTGGTTAAGTCTCAAAGCAGTGACTCCTGAaggagctcagaggagggagaaaacgTGGGGCAGGGGGTCAGGgcgggcttcctggaagaggagtcCATCAGGTGGGGAGAATGGCCTGAGCACAGTGGTTCTTGCGGGGAAGCTCAGGGAGACGGGGCGGCCCTGGGGCTGGAGCCGGCCTGACCGCCCTAGTCGGGAAAGAGCAGGAAGCCGGAGAAGACGCTGTCGGAGCCTTCGGTGCCCACCATGCCGTTGTAGTCATTGACCGCCAGCCACACCTGCTCTCCCACCTGCAGCCGCAGCAGCACGCTGCCCGAGCTGACCTGCTTGCTGTTGGACATGTGGTCACAGAAGGTGGTCACCTTGGTACCATTGCGGTACAGGTGCACGCACAGGTTGGCCGTCTGCGACATGTGGTACACAAAGTAGTAAAGCCCCGGGACTTTGCAGGTGAACTTGCCGGTGCTCGTGTCGTAATCCCCCTGTGGATTGGTGATGACTCTGTTGAACTTGACCAGGCTGTTGGGCCTGGGGTACTCGGCCGTCTGCCGTGTGACTGTGAACACAGACTGGTGCTTCTGCTTGtatctgccctcctcccctggctCCCCTGGGGGTCCCATGATGCCAGGAACCCCTGGAATCCCAGAGGTTCCCATGGGGCCATTTTTCCCAGGAAAGCCAGGTGTGCCGGGTTCTCCCTTCTGACCCTTGGGTCCTCGTGTTCCAGGGATAGCTGGGATTCCTGGTGAGAGAGCAGGTGGGAAGTAAGTGATGGGACAGGAAACAGGGACCCTGGGGGTATCCTCTAGGGGACAAAACCCTGGAGGTTAGCCTCTGGAACCTCCTTCCCTGGATGGACTGTCAGCTGGGGACTGTGTGCAGGGAGTTAGAAGAGAGAGAGGCCTTGGCTGGAGTCCCGCCTCCTCATGGACTTGCCCTCTGACCACGGCTAAGGTGCTCCCCAGTATGtcggcctcagtttccacatttatGATGGAGAGAGTAGACCTGGCCAGCATCTGGAGGTGTTGGGACTCATTCTAACACGATTTGTAGCCTGTGTAGATATGTGTACCCACCCTTTCCCTGCAATCAGACGTACCGAAAATTTTGTGTTACTTTTCAAAAGAGAGCCCTCATCATTTTATAAGCTTCAGAACCCCACAAAAGTTGTATCCGTGCCTGAGACGGAACCACCCCGGACCAGCTTAGCACATGGGAACCACTGGATGGGTACCCGTCTAAGACAGCAACTAAGGGGTTGCTGTCTCCCGCTCCCCTGGCCCCATTCAGCTCCCCCCGACAAGCCTCTTATGACACCTGGGCTGGTTCAACTTCTCTCACGgtacggatgaggaaactgaggccagagactCACTCAAGGCCCAGCAGCCAGGAGGAGGTCGAGTCAGGATTGAAAGTCAAATCTGGTTGAGTCCCAGTCAGAGCGAGTGATTCTTGTAACAGCCCTGACTATCTGAGCCCCTGTGAGACTTTTCTCTCCTTGTCCTAAGTGTCCTCATCTTTTCAGGGCTGGCTCTAGTCTCCTCTTCCCGGAAGCCCTCTCTGGCCAAGCCCGCCAGCCCTCatggcctcttcctcctctgacttCCCGAGGGCTGGCTGTCTGGGCTGACCTATTTGCGGCAGGTCCTCCCTCTATGGCTCTGTGAGCCTTTTAGGTCCTGGAGTTAGAAAAGGGGATCAGGATCCAAAAGACCCAGATGAAAgctatgtgaccctgggcaggtgaCTTCCCCTCCCCGAGCCTCCATGTGCCTAACTGAGGAAGGGGCTTAATGGAACAGATCCCAGAGAGCCACTGGGAGCTTGGAGCGGGAGTGTGCGAGAGCCGGGTACCGTACAGGAAGTGCTCGGGAAGGTCAGCTCCTGGTGAGGCCTGGAGGCACGCAGGGCCCTGTCTTATTCTTCAAGACAGCTTTCAGCAACTGTTTGGGAGGGGGCGCacatgctgggggaggggcctgacaGGAAGTGGGGGGTGGTGGCCAAAGGCATAGCCTTTGGCATAGGACAGGATTccgctgtgtgactttgggtaaattgcttaatctctctgaacctcagctttaACATTTATAAGATGGCCGAAAGGCACTTTACAAAAGGACTTTGGCTGcagttttctcacttgtaaaacGGAGTTAACAATTTTACCTACTCCATAAGATAAGCATATGCTGAGCATTTGGAAccatgcctggcatatagtaggagctcaataattGGGGACTGTCAGCCACCCAGGCCACAGGGTGGCCAGAGACAGCCTTGTAGTATAAGTTCTTGAAAAATGGCAGACCTGGGGGCCTCATTTGGCTCACCCGGAATCA
Proteins encoded:
- the C1QC gene encoding complement C1q subcomponent subunit C; this translates as MDMGSSSRPHLGLNLLLLLLVLPLGGQASTGCYGIPGMPGLPGAPGKDGYDGLPGPKGEPGIPAIPGTRGPKGQKGEPGTPGFPGKNGPMGTSGIPGVPGIMGPPGEPGEEGRYKQKHQSVFTVTRQTAEYPRPNSLVKFNRVITNPQGDYDTSTGKFTCKVPGLYYFVYHMSQTANLCVHLYRNGTKVTTFCDHMSNSKQVSSGSVLLRLQVGEQVWLAVNDYNGMVGTEGSDSVFSGFLLFPD